In Variovorax paradoxus, a single genomic region encodes these proteins:
- a CDS encoding DUF1127 domain-containing protein, protein MTAPKPSSFHQRLIHALRGWRRRVMNRRRARADTRHLAGMSDHELRDLGIGRSEVPELLDRHRH, encoded by the coding sequence GTGACCGCGCCGAAGCCATCGTCCTTTCATCAACGCCTGATCCATGCCCTGCGCGGCTGGCGACGCCGCGTGATGAATCGCCGCCGCGCGCGGGCCGACACGCGGCACCTGGCCGGCATGAGCGACCACGAGCTGCGCGACCTGGGCATCGGGCGCAGCGAAGTGCCCGAGCTGCTGGACCGCCACCGCCACTGA